TCGTTAACTGGCTGCGGGTGCGGCCGGATCGGGCGCTGCTTGCGCGGCCGGCGCTGCTGGGGCCTCTGGCACGGCGGGTTGGCCAGCGGCCCAGGCGGCGCCGCGTCGCAACAGTTCCATGGTTCCGGCAACGTGCAGCGACGCCGCATCGTGCCCTAAGGTGATGTTGAAGACGCGTCCCTTGGCGAGCGGAAAGATGAAGGCCATCGGCTCGTCCTTGCCGGTGATCTTAGATTTGGCAGTGGCCAGCACCTCGATCGCCTGGGCCCCTTCGAGCGAATAGAACAACTCGTCGTCGGTGTCGTACGATTCGAGTCCTTTGACGATGGGGTTTTCGGTCTTGAGGACATCGACCTTGAAGGCGCCCTTGGGATCGTTGCCACTCACCCCTTCTTTCCAGATGCGCCCGGCGATCGTGACGAACTCCGGCGACTCGTTCCAGGCGGCGCAGGCCGAGTGCAGCAGCACCACGCCTTTGCCCGACTCGACGAATTGCTGCAAATTGGCGCGGGCTTTATCGCCCGGATTGGGGCGCTGGTAGTCCTCGAAGTTGAGCAGCACCACGTCGTAATTCGCGAGCGCGGGAGACTCCAGAAAGGCGGGATCTTCGACCACGCGCAGATCGAAGCGCGCATCGGTCTTGTAGACGTCTTGCAGCGCCGCGGTGGTTTCCTTCCAGTTGTGGGTGGGCTGGCAATAGCCGGTGACCACCAAGGCCTTGATGGAACCTGGCTCGCCCGCCATGGGCATCAACAAACCCCAAAGCGTGACCGCCGCCGCGAACGTGTTGGTCATGCGATTTGCTCACTCACCACGGACAAAAACAACAGAACACTATTGTAATTCAGGCCGACACCGCCGCGTCCCATTCGCGCGGCGACTTGCCGGCCAGTCGGCCGGCCTTGACGACGCCACCTTGGATGACCGCCATGATACGTGAGCGGTCTTCCAGAATGGTAATGTCGCTGATCACATCGCCATCGATCACCAGCACATCGGCCAGTTTGCCGGCTTCCAGGGTTCCAAACTCATCGGCACGGCCCAGGATGACCGCGCCCGACTGCGTGGCGCACTGGATCGCCTCGACCGGGGAAAAGCCGACATAATTGACGAAGAACGAGATTTCCTTGGCGTAAGTTCCGTGCGGATTCCAGGCAAAGCCGTAGTCGCCGCCCAGCCCCAGGCGGCCCCCCGCGCGAAAGATCAGACGCGCGCTCTCGCAGCCGGCGTCGAGCGTTTCTTGATGGCCGTCGATCACCCGCTGCGGCATCTTGAACTCTGGTCCGTTGCGCACGCTGGCCAGTTCGAATTGCAGCGCGGGCACAACCGGCGTC
This region of Pirellulales bacterium genomic DNA includes:
- a CDS encoding ThuA domain-containing protein, which produces MTNTFAAAVTLWGLLMPMAGEPGSIKALVVTGYCQPTHNWKETTAALQDVYKTDARFDLRVVEDPAFLESPALANYDVVLLNFEDYQRPNPGDKARANLQQFVESGKGVVLLHSACAAWNESPEFVTIAGRIWKEGVSGNDPKGAFKVDVLKTENPIVKGLESYDTDDELFYSLEGAQAIEVLATAKSKITGKDEPMAFIFPLAKGRVFNITLGHDAASLHVAGTMELLRRGAAWAAGQPAVPEAPAAPAAQAAPDPAAPAAS